Below is a genomic region from Mustela lutreola isolate mMusLut2 chromosome 1, mMusLut2.pri, whole genome shotgun sequence.
CCCAAGCAccatgtttgcttttatttccgATTGGCGGTGTGGGAGAAAGAACGCAGTAGGCTAGGAATCAGAAAACCTGCCGTCCAGAATAGGACATGTGACTTTAAACAGGTTACTTGCTATCCCTGGGTCCCAACTTTTTGATCTGTAAAAGGGGTAATATGACCTCCTTGATGGTGTTGAAAGGATTATATTAAATAATCATTATTACAGTTAAAGTTTATTGGCCACTTACTCTATGTCAGAGACTAAGTTTCTTACCTGAACTAACTTGCGAAAATTTCACAACAAACCTATGAGCTTGAgcactattaaaaaaatacaaatgatttttgtggcacctgggtggctcagtcagtcaagcagctgccttcggctcagaccatgatcccaagggtctgggatctagtccctcatggggctccttgcttagcagagagtctgcttctccctctccctctccctgctcctctgcctacttgtgctatctctctgtcaaataaataaataaaatcttttaaaaaatacaaataatttttattataaaaatgatcaaatgaAAAGTAGAAAGAGGGACAAAATGAAATTCCACATACCAATGtagtttgctaacattttgctATACTTACTTCATTTCCCTCTTTTTGTgagacacttaaaaataaatgctcaCCATGAGTCCCCCCAAAATAAGGGCATCGACTACATAACTATAATACCACGGCCACATCTGCTAAGTTGATAATCCTTTAACGGAATTATCTAATACCTAATAATAATTATCTAATTATCCATATTGAAAATGTCCCAGTTGtcccaaaacattttttataattagtGGGTTCAAATCAGGGCTATGACATCCCGTTTTACAAATGGAAGCACAGAGCCAAGTACAGCTAGTACACGACAGAGCTGGAATTTTAATGCAGATTATCTAGCTCAAGAGCCTCTTCAGTGACACAAGTATACAGCGTGTGAAAGTCCCCAACACAGAGCCTGCACCTGCTGGGCcctctttttccatcccttctccccactccctccttcaGCCCAGAATTTTGCAGCACGAACTCCCCTTTTACCCCAGTCCCTCTGGTGCCTCTCatctttccctcccccagccacaGTCTCAAGTTCCCTCACCTAAAGCTGGTGCAAAGAAAACCTGGGCGGATGGGGGTGCCCTCTCCCACTGGTACTGGGCAGCTGGCTTACTCCTCGGGGACTGGCAGCTCAGGGTCACATTGGTCCCCACACGGGGCACACCCAGGAGACCACAGGATGGAGGAGCTGGAGGAACTGAAGCAGGGAGACAGGTTAAAAGCTCAACCCCAGGGGACAAACagatccctcccacccacccacaaaCACCGCCGACCCCCCCCTTCTGGCACTCTGTCTGCCTCCTCTAACGTTTACACTCAGCCTTTGGGAGACAGACCTGCCTGGGCTCCCGTGGGGCTGGGGAAGGTGTTGCCAAGTGTGTGCTTCTCACTCACCCAGCACACGGAGTTCTAAAGTTTTGCTGCTGTGGCTCCTTTTGATGCCTTGGTGGTCTTGCACATTCACAGAGCAGCGGTAGGACCCAGAGTCTTTCTCCTGGAGGTCCTGCAGCCTCAGTGACACGTTCTGGGAAGGCATGGAGTAGACCAGGGATACCCCATTTTTGCTTGACGTGGTCCCACTGATGTATGCCAGCACCTGGTGTGGGACACAATGCCTCCCCGTTATTCCGTGTGTGCCCTGTGCCCACAGGTTCAGctaatcccccctcccccaaactggCAGTCTTCAAGTGCTTCTCCCCTGCACTCACCTCCTCTGACCTGCCCCAGCTCCCCATTcccccactgtctctctcccctctctctccctgcccctgggtCCTCTTCCCCAGTGCTTTGTCTCTTCATTTCCCTCTTGGGGTGTTTAGAAAGGTGGTATGATGGGTGAGGGATAATGTAAACAGAAggtatttatgaaagaaacttAGATTACAGGGGGTaggtcaaagatttttttaaatctttttatcatCTTCTTCTTGAAGATGTCCCCCCTTCCCCATGTATAAATTCAGGCTCTGTGAAACCCTGGATGTACCCCTGCAATCTAGATTTCTCTCATATGTACTCCTATTTATCAAAGGACCTCTAGAAAATACTTTCCAGAGCCTTGGGAGATCCCAAGCAAATAAGGGGCTCTGAAAATGAAGTTTCATTGGCTTCCGGGTAAATAACCTCTGAGAAGAAGTCTGATATCAGGAAAGAGGATAGATGTGAGGTTGGGAAAGGAGACTGCCCCTGTGTAAAGGGGCAGGGGGACGGATTCGGGAAGAGAAGTGGCCTGTGACAGCGCCCAGAAGCACAAAGAAGGTGAAAATAGGAAGATGCTCAGCTTTTTCAAGTTGTGAGAAACTTGCCTTAACCCTTCCCTGGTCCTCAAACCCCAATCctcgctgcccctcccccgaaGCAAAGCAAAATGCCTTTCCACTTTCCTGTGTTTTGTGTCCTGGATTTCTAGGGTaagttggggaaaagaaaattctttgggGGCCTCCAAGGTCAGAGCAAAAATTGAGCTGGTGAGGAGGACCTTACTTTTTCCTGAATattccttccccatcccccacccctggcgAACCCTCCCGCTCTGGCCACTTCTTCCCCACGCTCAGCCACAGTGTGTAGCCTCCAGTTGAGATGCAGCCCTCCCTCACCTGGTTCAGATCCTTCCCTTCTTGCTCCAAGAACCACATCACCGTGAGCAACTCCCACCGCTGGGAGGAAGATACCTGTCCTTGCACGGTGTACCACGCTGGGAGCACCACTTCTGATCCTTCCACTGCCTTCAACCTGGTGAGGCCAGAGGGCACGTGGAGCTCCAGCTGGGCCTGTgagggagaggctggggacaAGAGCACAGAGGCATGAGCTCAGAGGACGGGCTCCTGGCTCCTCCACCTGCGGATCTTGCCCAGCGCAGCGGGGGGAGAGGAAGACTCCGGCAGAGTCCCACCTCTGTAGGCCTCGAGCCTCGAGGCCCAGGGACTGCTGACCTAGTGTCCTGCTTTCATCAGAACGTATTCTCCGTAATCTCGGCCTGCCTGTGGGTTCCTAACAGGGGTAGGGAcccatttctgtgcatttatttgtaTCCAGAGGAGCAGATTTCAGAGCACCAAGAAGAGGGGGCTGATTTCCACGGCGAGGGGAGAGGAAGATCTCTAAGAGGAAGGGCGTGTTGAATACTTTTAATCTTCACTCTACGTAGCCCACTTGCTCCCTCAATTTCCCCAGGAAGGGAGCCAAGAGGGCGTAGCGACGCTGGTCAGGATCGCAAGCGTTCCCggctcctgcttctcaacccgacgggtggagggggttgggaggcCGCCGGATTAGCGATTAACCCGCGGCTCCTTCTGAACTCACAGCTCGGAGAGAGAGACTGGAGCCGCCCAGCGCTCCAGCCGACCGACTGACCGCCGCGCTCCCCCGCCTCCCGCTCCGTCCCGACCCAGGGCCTGCCCTGGGAAAGCAGGCCCAGAAAGGGGCCCTTTGGGGGTCCAGGCGATCTGGGAGGGTCCTATGATGTCGTAGGAAACCCCGGGCAGAACTGGAACACGAACGAAGGCCTCCTGGCAGTCAAGTACAAATCTGCGTGTGTTTGGCGTTCAGGAGGTGGACCGGGGTGTCGGTTTCGAGAAGAGGACAGTGGAACCAGTGCTTGCTGATGAGGTCCAGAAACATTCACTTTTTGCCCTTCAGAGAGGCAATGGAGCAGCGGAATCCTAAGCCCTTGGGAGGAATAACCTTGGGCTTGTACCGGCCAGGCCCCAGGAGGCTAGCCACCGTAGCCCCTGGCCTCCGCACTCTGAGTCTGAGACGCCATCTCCGCGTGATGACCAGGCGGCCAAGGCGCGGACAGAGGCCGCACGCAGGCTGGGCTTTCCGCCCACCTGGAGCCGGGCTGCAGGCCCCTAAGGGCCCCGGCGCGGATCCGGCCAGGATGCGAGCCACCCCCACCGCTTTCCGCCTGCGCGTCTTTCCAGAACCCCCACCCCTATTCCTTGGCTTTCGCAGCACCCCCCTATCCATTTCCTGGCGGGTCCCTGCGGGCTGGGCAGGAAACTTGTGCCCGGTGATAAGCCAGAAGACAATGACCGGGGCGCCGCTGGACCGGAGGCTCTACAGGAGAAAACAAACTCTGCCTCAAGGAGTGTGACTCCCCCCTGGGGACCCAAGCGGACCTGGCCCGCACGCGGGTCTCGGGAGGCCAGGACTACAGGAGGCCTGCGGGCGGTGCCGAATCTCCCCCGGCCTTTCTACAGCGCACTCCCGAGAGGCCGCAAACAGTTCCCGTCGGGAAACCTGCCTGGGGCCCGGGAGACGCTTGAGCTTCCTTCGCCGCAGGTGCCCCCAGCGACCTCCCCCAGGTCCTGCATTGACCTTTTTTCACTGGGAAAGGTGGCGGCGGTAAAAGAGCTAGTGATGGACACACTGGGGTCTGGGCAAATGCTCCCTGTCCTACGCCCCAGTGGGAAACTAAGAGCTGAAACTAGGGCACCCTCAGGCCTGGGTGTCAATGGGAGCAGAAGCCCCTTTTCGCTGGCAGGGTCCACGGTACCACAGGCAGAGGGCAACTGAGTGTTTGGGTCCGAGTGAAGGACACAGGAACAGGCCAAGAAAGGGACCCTTCTGGCCCACTCCGAGACCGGAGTGATGGAGCCGGCAAGGCCCAAAGAAGCACAAAAAATGGGCCTGCTCCCCGAGGCTACTATTTTTAGTCTCCTTTTCTCTGAGAAACTCCCCGCTTGGGCTTCTCACGCCCCAGGGGCAGCAGCCAGCGCAGAGCCACCGAGGAGAGGAGCGTGGAGCTGCCGGGCCTCCCTGACAGCCCAGTGCCTCAGAGTCCAGCAGAGCTGGTGCCtgcccccagggccctgggccctAGTGCCAGTTAACTCTTGAGTGGCTGGTGGAGGTCAGCAACCCCCTGGGCCGCCTGGTAGGGAGGTTGGGCTTGGGCTGTCCTTGTGAAAACTGAGGGCCAGAGTTAGGATAGGAAAAGGAGAAGTTGCAGGAGAGGTGCAGACACTGTCCAAGCAAGGAACTGGGACTTTTCTCCCTTGCTTGGCAAAAGCCccagcagagagatgggggagttGGGGATAGAATGCAGAAGGGAAAGGGGTGCTGAGGTTGCCTTTGGGAGAAGGCAGCCAAGAAGTGAAGGGATCCAGAGCAAGCCCACCGAGCCTACAGGGACAGAAATCTGTCCAGGCTTTGGTGTGGCCGGTGTGCTGCTCGAAGTCCTCTTTGTCTAGGGACCCTAATCACTTCATGCCCCAACACTCTCGCAGCACAAATCAGGCTAAAGGGGGCATGGGTGAGAGTTAGCTGGTCCCTGTCTCTGTCCCCATCACTGTGGATGAatttcactctgtctctctgtatctGTGATTTCCAACCTGAGTGAAATGAGTTAAATTTGACCTTGACAAACTCACCCTTCACCCTTCAGGAGATCCTTGAAAAAGAGATGGCAAGACAGCCCCAGAGGAAGACGCTTACAATGGGTTTAGTTCTTGCTGGGCCCTTACTCTTCAGATGTCACAATGGACCATCCCCAGCTCCTGAGAGCTCCTGGAAGCCTTCAGCACTCCTTGAGCACTTGCTCCAAGGAAGCGCCCTTCTTCTCTGACTCTTTGAGGAAACTTCTCTCTATTTCCTTTGTCCGTTTAGCTCTGGGAACCAATGGGGGTGGTGGACCTCATGGGGGGGGGTCACAATTCTGCTCCTTTAGGCATTCAAACCCCTCCCCCGTTTCCTGTGTCCCAAGTGACCTCACGGTCAAACTTTTGGGGCACCTCCCTTTATTCCCAGGGCAGGAAgctggaggggggagagggaggatctGGACTGGGGAATTGATGTGAAGTGCGTTTGCCAAGCCTGGGATCCAGGGGATTCCTGGGGTTCTTACATATCAGCTCCTGTGTGGAGTGGGGGGACATAAGGGGGCTGGAGTTAAGTCCTTAAGCTCTTTAGCCTGTGTCTCATCTAGCCGCTCAGCTCATCTGGCCCTgctgggtggaggtggggagtgcTGGTGAGGAATGGTTCACACAACTCCCAGAGAGGTCTACCCACACAGATGCCCTGACCCTCTCTCCAACCGGGCAGAGTCCACACCCAAAGTGGTAGTTGTCGGGACACAGTGGAGATAGAAGTCAACCCCAGCCAGTGATGCCCTGGGTGGGTAGAGGGGGGAGGGagtgtgggggaggagggcaagAGTCAGAGGGGGGTGGCCCCATCCATCCAGTTCCTTCATCGTGCCCAAGACCACCTTCCTCAGGGTCGCATTCATCCCATTACCCGGCTCAAGTTCCCTCCCGGAGCACGTTTCACTCACCGAGGGTACTCAGCCCCAGGAACAAAAACCGCAGCAAGCTGGTCGCAGGGGGCCTGGGCAGGGAAACCATGGCACTCCCGGCCCCGACGGAGTAAGGGGCGCCGGCTCCGGGACACACTGAGCGACAGGTGCTGAGGCGGGTAGGCAGCTGGGGCGGGCGCAGGAGTCTGGCCACTGACACCGAGGGCGGCTCTAGCCAGAATCTGTGCGCGTGTGTCCCGGCGGCGGGGTGGGGACCGACGGGGACGGGGGGGCGGGGCGTTCGAGGGGGCGGAGAGGTCGCGGTCTTCCCGGGCGGGGCGTGCGGGTGACCcgtcacgggggggggggggcgggcggctCCTGCGCTCCGACGGCCGGATCTCGCGGCCTCCACCCTGGTAGGACGCAGGGTGGGGTCCGGTAAGTCTCGGTGCCCCCACAGCCGGCCGGGGGGCCAGGGGAAAAGGGAAGGGGCCTGAACTCCCACACTGGGGCCATACCCTTCCCCCTCCGccgcgggggtgggggaaagacGGGGAACCGAGGGAGGTTTGGGGGACTCTCCGACGTCCAGGAGCCGCCCGCATCTCTGACACCTGAGCCGGCCGAGACTCTGGCCACCGCTCCGAGCTTGGGGGTACCGCGTCCTCCGCCTAAGCGGGGCGGCCTCCCTgatggaggaagaagggggcTGCGTTGTCCCGGAGCCACTGGGCTTCCGCAGGCTGTGGGGCGGAGCGGCGGGAGGGGGCCCGGTTCTCCGGAACCGGACGGGGAAGAGATGCGGCCCAGCCCGCCTCCGCCCAGCCCCGCAGGGGCCCCCACTGTCTGCTCCGGGGAAGGCCGAGAGCCGCGCCAGCCGGGTCGTGCGGGAACCGTCTGCACCTGCGGGCGGCGGAGAGGGGCTCTCAGCACGTCCTCGGAAACTCCCTAAAACCCAGGCCCCAGGTCACTGGGTCTTGTGTCTCAGCTCCCGAGCAGGGAAAGGACCGGCTTAAGAAAGCCCCAGGAGCTaagcaggaaactgaggcaacagGCGCCCGGCTCCCAGCGAAAAGAATGGCTTATGGGCCTTATGCTAattggggaggtgggggcggctGTGGGAAGAAGAAAGACCCCACAAAGCCCCCCGTTTCTTTATCCCCGTATCTTCGCTGCCCCCCATCCGTCGTAAGGCCGGCTCTGATCCTTTAATTCCCGGGACCAGCTCTCGTTCGCTGTGAATTTAATTTAACCGtctcccccgcacccccccacctccagttGGTCCAAAGGCACCTCTGCGCCCTCTGGCGGCCGCAGCTCCGCCACAGCCGGGCTCGCACCTGTTCTTGCTTCTCAGTCCAACAGCCCAAATACAGATGCTTCAAACATTGGGGCACAGCTTAACCACCGAGCAAAGGTCACCGGCGGCAGAAAGCATAACAACCAATTCTTGGCGCTGCCTGCTCTGGGTGGCAGTTGACAGGGAAGAAAAGCAGCCAGGCCTCCGATTCCATTTATTCCACACAGTCCCGCTCTGTTTTAACACCGGGTGTGGTCCGGGCGCCTGCGTGGAACGTCTTTTTCTACAGAGTTGCCCCACACACCCTGTAGGATGCCTCTGCCTCGTGCGACTTGCCTGACTGCTCTTCAAATATCTGCCATGCAGTGGCTTCGAGAAATACCTATGCAAACACTAGACCGCTCATGCAACCCTGGAATCCAATACTTGGCAGCTGAGAGGCAGCAAAGGCAACAGAAACAGATAACTGCTAATCTCATACCCTTATGCAAGGGCCTGCAAACTTGGAttgtcaaggagagagagagggtgtgtgtgtgtgtgtgtgtgtacttgggGGCTGTTGGTTTAGTTTTTCTATTCTGTCACACTCAAATTTTCCTTTAGTTTATGCTTCAAACCACCTCCTGTAAACATTCCTCCTTCATTTCCAGACTAGGGTTAAGTTACACCAAATCAGTAACTCCTTCCAAGAAAGGTAGCACCAAGTCTCTTGGTTGTATCCCAAGAACGGCGAAGCATCTAATTACATGGGCTGTGCTCACTCCTACCAAGTGCTATATAGGGGCCATCCCGTTAGGACTCTTTCAATGCCCTCACCCCAACCAAAAGATCTTCCATTCTAACTCCTATTCCAACCACTTCTTTCCACTGACCCCGGCTCAGTCAGAGTGACAGAAATTAGCAGAGCAGCTCCGTTCCTTTCTGGAAGTTTTTGCCAGGATGCGTTTTAGGATGAACACAGCTGTCTACCCTTGTGTAAAATGAGAATGTTAGCAGATAACCCGTGAGTGGCCTGGGGACTGCTTCCATAAACGGATTGAATGAGAGAGCTAAGATCATGGTTTCCTGTGTTTGGAGACATGCAGGTCACTAGTGTTTCTTCCGATCGTACTTCATCTCATTTCTCAAAGCATGAACATAGTGTCTCCATCCCCCTTGACTCAGTTCTAAGGCTTCATTaaggtccatttttttttttatctttaataatgCTCAAATTAGTTACATGATACCCTGCTACCCTCTCCTCAAGATTGTTCTGGCCAGAGAAACTGGATATTCAGTTATCAGCAAGCTTTCCATTTCcaagctttcctttcctttccaagcTCCCATTTCCCAGTCTGTTTTGTCCTCTTGCCCCTACTCTCACTCATCCCATGCTGAGTGGTAAAAACACACTGATTCTTGGATCCAGCCAGCCTTGGTCCTCTTCTCCATGCTGCCCATGGTGCTCTAGTAATGCCCCCTTCTCAGTAATGTTGGGTAGATCTGAAATACCCTCACAAAATGATCCCCCAGCTTAAGTAACTCAACAGCAACAGAAAGTGGGATAGAAAAAAATGCACGAAGCATGTTGGTTTTGGGTTTGGTTGGCGGCAAAGTTTGGGGGGATGCTGTATGCTACTCCTGGTAATGCTTTTTCCTGCAGCATTTAGCACTGAATGTTAAGAAATTACTGCTAAAAGATGGTCTGTAATTCCAAGTTCCAAAGAAGAGCAAAGTCAGGAGAATTTCCTAAGGCCCATACCCGTCTACTGTGCCCAGAGAGAAGAGGTGCTACACTTAAATTCCAAGAATATTTATATTCTCCCTGAACTAGCATCcacttatatttttgtttgtttgttttattaagtaagctctacacccaatgtggaacgtgaactcacaaccctgagatcaagagtcacatgctctaccaagtgagccagccaggggccccaactAGCATCCGTTTTTAGCAACAGTCAACTCCTTAGactaaaatacattaaataagacATTAATAAAATCATCCCATTGATTATAAGCTCTCTAGCCATCAGAATATAAGCGTCAGCCAACTAAGAGGTATCAGGATGAGAAAATCACTGATTTAAGGCTATTCAGGTTGTAGGAAGaagaagactattttttttaatcaatatgcaattttatatttaatagtatAAAAAAGATGGGCGAAATTATAGCTCTTACCTGGATTTGCAGTCCATCTAAAGGAGAGCACCTGAGACATTTTGGGGGAATCATTGAAGATACACCATCAAGCTAACAAGTCCCGGCCATGAGACCAAAGTGATCTTTGCCTGCCCTTCCAGTAAACTAGCTGTTAGCCAAAAGTGCTAACCTCTAAGTGGAGTGTTCATTAGTTGATGCCAAGAAATCCCTGAGCAAGGAAGCTGCCTTCCTAATGGACAGATAGGAAGCTTTATTGtggatcacttaaaaaaaaagtttttggatgtttctgttatattttctgttttataaacagCATGATGACAATAATTCCCCACTTACACTCTTTGAGAGAGTGGCCCCTGATGACTGAGCGTTAAGATGAAGAAGGAGAATCTCTTGCAAATTCACGTACATAGGGTCAGAAGGAATAtcccatttttcaaaaagaaatataaaatgcaacATCCAGTGACTTTGGTGCTCTGACAAATAATGACATTGGTCAGCGGGGTGCAGAGAGTGAAGATATCCTGCTCCCTTTGTTCTGTATGTTGTGAGCAGTGAAGTCTGTATAGGTCATACCACCGGTGTGCCTATGCCCTGCTACAAAAAAGCTCAAACAGTGCTCCAAGAGGCCAAGAattactttaataattttttttttaaaaagttcaaatggCAACACAACCGTAAAGTTGATACATCACAGAAACAAAGGTCTTTGCAGGCAACACTGATTGGGAATAGGAAAACACTTGGctggtgaaaaaaatgaaactctaaATTATATACAATAGTAGCTAAGGGTGATACTGAAAAACAGTCTTATTTACTGTGACTCGCGATTTAACTTGCCATTATCTATTGCTTATTTATTCAGGGTTGTAAATAATACTTATATAGAGACATAGAGATGtgtaaaaatgaaacattgtgaaaaaaatacaatttttcaatTTCATATGAAACTCAAAGTATAAGTTTTGTCCAATATGGAATGTACCTACATTTGTTTATATTAGGGCtctaaaatccatttaaaaattgtcttttgtttttaaaaaaagaacagctgaCCCACCATGCAAGTTCGCTGTGTATCTTGTTTGCTCAAAATGAGCATTTTCAGGTGAGGTCTGTTTTTTCTGCCCAAAGTCTGGTATAATTCAGTTGCAGTTGTACTGGCCCGACTGTGGAAAGAGTTTCCGTGAAGAGTCTGATGGCAGCATCTGGATAAGGGGCAGTCTCGGGAATGCAGAGTGAGTAGAGAAGAGGGAGGTAAGAGCCCAAATCCTTATGAAGGATGACGTTCAGTTGTTAAATTTTAAGGGATATCCAATGGCTTTTTCCAGGCACTCAACTAAAGAGCCGGCGGAAAGAAAATCCCTCTCTACTTCTACGAATTTGATATAGATAGATTTGGGGGAGACTCCGGGATCCACAATACAGTTCTGGGACAAAAACCCATTAATACCAACCCAATCTTTGCTGAAGGTTTTGGTATTTGCttggaaatgtaaaaataagcATTGCTGGagagtcctaacctcagcaatcccGAGGTAGCAATAGATTATTCGGGTGGGTTCAATTTCCACCTGTAACGAGGCTTGCGCCGAGAGGGTCTCCAAGTCAACCCGGCCCTCCTTTCCCGGGTCCAGAGAATGTCGCTCCAGGTGTGGAGATGGGGGCCTCTCCATACATTCTTCATAGCCAATGGCATAAAGGCCTGGACTTTTGGGAATGCCTCCCGGTAATAAATACTGAACCACGTTCCCCCCAGTTGGTTTGGAATGGGCAATGGGTATCCAGTCAATTTC
It encodes:
- the MSANTD2 gene encoding myb/SANT-like DNA-binding domain-containing protein 2 isoform X3; amino-acid sequence: MEEYSQEDWGNHSQDLHGYPTDQELDEIPVTKRALKIKQESSEEAQKRDIMQNIVQILESVQLKWELFQSWTDFSRLHLSNKLAIFGIGYNTRWKEDIRYHYAEISSQVPLGKRLREYFNSEKPEGRIIMTRVQKMNWKNVYYKFLEITISEARCLELHMEIDWIPIAHSKPTGGNVVQYLLPGGIPKSPGLYAIGYEECMERPPSPHLERHSLDPGKEGRVDLETLSAQASLQVEIEPTRIIYCYLGIAEVRTLQQCLFLHFQANTKTFSKDWVGINGFLSQNCIVDPGVSPKSIYIKFVEVERDFLSAGSLVECLEKAIGYPLKFNN
- the ESAM gene encoding endothelial cell-selective adhesion molecule isoform X1, giving the protein MVSLPRPPATSLLRFLFLGLSTLASPSQAQLELHVPSGLTRLKAVEGSEVVLPAWYTVQGQVSSSQRWELLTVMWFLEQEGKDLNQVLAYISGTTSSKNGVSLVYSMPSQNVSLRLQDLQEKDSGSYRCSVNVQDHQGIKRSHSSKTLELRVLVPPAPPSCGLLGVPRVGTNVTLSCQSPRSKPAAQYQWERAPPSAQVFFAPALDAIRGSLSLTNLSSPMSGVYICRAHNEVGSAQCNVTLEVSTGPGPTVVAGAVVGTLVGLGLLAGLVLLYQRRSKALEEPANDIKEDATAPRTLPWPKGSDTISKNGTLSSVTSARALRHPQGPPRPGALTPTLSLSSQVLPSPRLPRTDGAQPQPISPSPGGVSSSALSRMGAVPVMVPAQSQAGSLV